From the genome of Corallococcus macrosporus DSM 14697:
CCCGACCTCCTGCACCTGCTCCACGCGCCGCCCCGCCTCCTCGTAGGAGACGACCACCCGGGTGCCCACCGCGCTCCGGTGCGTCCGCCCACCGTGGCCCACCAACGTGAGGCCCACGAAGTGCGCGCCCCCACGTCCCTCCGAGCGCAGCGTGTTGCGATACAGCGACACCGGCCCGTGCTGGTTGGTGATGAGCGCGTCCAGGTCGCCGTCCCCATCCAGGTCCGACAGGAGCACGCCCCGCGAGTTGTCCGGGTCATCCAACCCGAGCTCCCGCGCCAGGTCCACGAAGTGCCCGGGCTTCGCGTCGCCCAGGTTGAGGTACGCGCGGCGCGCCTCGTTCGGGTAGATGGTGCGTCCCCGGATGTCGCCCCACTTGTCCGCGTACGTGTGCACCTCCGGGCCGGACTGCATCAGCTTGTGATTCACATACCAGTAGTCCTTGCGCTGGCCGTCGGGGATGCGCCACCGCGCCGCGTCCAGGCGGTCATCCACCATGCCATTGGCCTGCACCAGGTCCGGCCAGCCGTCGTTGTCCAGGTCTCCCGCCGCCGCGCCCCAGCCGAAGCGCCGCTCGTTGAGCGCGCCGCGGAAGGTGGCCTCGTCCCGGAACGCCGGCGTGAAGGCGTCCTCCCCGGGGCCCACCATCCACAGCAGGCTGCCCTCCGCCTGGAGCGAGTGGTGGACGTTGGAGACATACAGGTCCAGCCAGCCGTTGCGGTCGAAGTCCGCCACGGAGGCATTCATCCCCTTGTACGTGTCCTTTCCAATCTCGCCGAAGAGCCGGCCCGCCACGCGGCGGAAGTGCGTGCCGCCCTCGTTGAGGTAGACGTCGTCCGGCCCGAAGTCGTTGGCCACGTACAGGTCCGTCCAGCCGTCGCGGTTGAAGTCCACCGTGCTCACCGCCAGCGACCAGTGCGTCTGCGGCATGCCCATGGCGGCGAGGTCCACCTTCTCGAAGGTGCCGTCTCCCCTGCCGCGATAGAGCGCGTTGAGCCCGCCGTTGGCCGCGTTGTGCCAGCCGTCGTGCATGAAGCGGAACATGCGGCGGTCGTCGGGGTGCTCGGGCTGGGGCAGCCGGAAGAGGTTGAGCGGCACCGGCGGCGTGTAGTCCGGCAGGTGCGTGGTCATCACGTTGAGGACGAAGAGGTCCAGGTGCCCGTCCCGGTCATAGTCCAGGAAGGTGAGGCCCAGGCTCACCGCGTGGTCCGTCACGCCCGCGGCCTCCGTCACGTCCTCGAAGCCCGCCGTGCCCGTCTCGCGCAGCGTGTTGCGCAGCAGGCGGACGGGCCCGAAGGCCACCGCCACCGCGAGGTCCAGGTCGCCGTCACCGTCCCAGTCCACGAAGGTGCCGCCGCCCGGCAGGCCCTCTTCCTTGTACCGCGTGGCGAAGCGCTCCAGCGCGGGCACGGGCACCCGTTCGAAGCGAAGCTCGCCGAGGTTGCGGTAGAGGACCGCGTGGTCCTCGGGACGGCCCAGGGGGTGCGTGAGGAACAGGTCTGGCCGGCCATCGCCGTCGAAGTCCCCAACGGCGACGGCATCCCCCACCGCCACCAGCCACTTCGCGACGTGCCCGAGCCGGGGGTCCAGCTCCTCCAGCGTATGGCCCATGGTGGAGCCCAGCCCTGCGGCGCGCGCGTCCACGCGCTCCATGCGGAAGTCTAGCGGCGTGGCCCTGGCGCCCGGCGTGGCGGCCAGGGTGTAGCCCCCCAGCATGAGGGCCCCGAGTCCCCCCACCACCGCGGCGCGCTTCAGCCAGCCGGAGGACACCAGCGTGCGCAATGACTCGCGCCCCCCGCGCCGCCACGCGGCGCGGGCGTGGAGGAAGAGGAACCGCGCGGCGGCGCACGTGAGGGCCGCATAGAAGAACGTGTAGACGCTCTCCTTGAAGTGCAGCACCAGGTCCACCAGCGTCACCGCCAGCGCCAGCAGTATCTGCCCGCGCCGCGTGCCCGGAGACGTGGCCGGGTCGGTGAGCATGTAGAAGACGAAGATGAAGAACGACGGCGCGCCGAGCGTGCCGAGGAAGAGGACCTCGGGCGGCAGGTGGTGCCGGAGCACGTAGGCGCGCAGCGCCGTCTGCAGCGCGTAGAAGCCGAGGAAGCTGACCACCAGCCACCCGCGCCCCACCCGGAAGAAGAACAGCACCAGCGCCGCCATGAGGATGAAGGCGGAGAGCGCCACCTCCCCGTTGGCCCACTGGTACGCGGGCGCGGCGGTGATGAGCTCCCGCGTGAAGAGCAGCGACAGGGCCACGCCGAACATGGACGGGTTGAAGACGTGGCGGCCCTGGAAGGTGAGCACGTACTTCGAGCCGATGGCGATCCACACCGGGAAGAGGAGCAGCCAGCTCGAATGCGAATAGTTGAGCAGCAGCGCCAGCGAGCAGCAGGAGATGTATGCGCTGAGGGGCACCACCTTCTGCCGCTTCAGCGTCCACCCGAGCGCCATGTCCAGCGCGCTGCCCGTCACCACGATGGTGGCCATCTGCCAGGGGCTGCGGTTGAAGCCGAAGAAGGTGAAGCCGAGCACGCCGTAGAGCGTCAGCAGGAAGGCGAAGGGCAGCCGCGGGTCGTTCCAGCGAGGCCAGACCCAGCCCCAGCGCTCGACGCGGGGCGCCGTGTGCAGGGGGACATACACCTGTGCAGCCGGGCTCACCCCGGGACCAACGCTCATGGAAGCCCGCCTCCCGCCAAGGCGCGTCGCCGCGCGCGAGCGGAGCGTGCCCCGCGGCGCGCGCGCTGTCCAATCAGGTCAGGGGCTTGCGTGAGCCCCTCGTATCCGTGCATCCATGCCATGCGCGGGGCGTTGCAAGCCCCGGGCACAGACAGGTCCCTCCGCGCCGATGCTCTCTCCACACACCCGAGTCCTGCTCGCCGTCCTGGCCGCCCTCTGCGTCGCGGCGGCGGCGGGGTTCCACCATGCACAGAACGTGAAGGGCTCGCGCGGCGGGCGCATCTCCGGCCCCAAGCTGGCGTGGCTGTTCTACGCGGTGTTCCTCTGGTTCCTCGCGTGTCCGCTGGTGGCGCTGGACGTGGCGGTGCCGGAGGAGGCGCGAGGGGTGCTCGGCGCGTTCGCTGCCTTCATGTGGCTGCGGGGCGTGGCGGAGCTGTACCTGCTCTACGGGGTGAAGCGCTGGC
Proteins encoded in this window:
- a CDS encoding FG-GAP-like repeat-containing protein, which codes for MSVGPGVSPAAQVYVPLHTAPRVERWGWVWPRWNDPRLPFAFLLTLYGVLGFTFFGFNRSPWQMATIVVTGSALDMALGWTLKRQKVVPLSAYISCCSLALLLNYSHSSWLLLFPVWIAIGSKYVLTFQGRHVFNPSMFGVALSLLFTRELITAAPAYQWANGEVALSAFILMAALVLFFFRVGRGWLVVSFLGFYALQTALRAYVLRHHLPPEVLFLGTLGAPSFFIFVFYMLTDPATSPGTRRGQILLALAVTLVDLVLHFKESVYTFFYAALTCAAARFLFLHARAAWRRGGRESLRTLVSSGWLKRAAVVGGLGALMLGGYTLAATPGARATPLDFRMERVDARAAGLGSTMGHTLEELDPRLGHVAKWLVAVGDAVAVGDFDGDGRPDLFLTHPLGRPEDHAVLYRNLGELRFERVPVPALERFATRYKEEGLPGGGTFVDWDGDGDLDLAVAVAFGPVRLLRNTLRETGTAGFEDVTEAAGVTDHAVSLGLTFLDYDRDGHLDLFVLNVMTTHLPDYTPPVPLNLFRLPQPEHPDDRRMFRFMHDGWHNAANGGLNALYRGRGDGTFEKVDLAAMGMPQTHWSLAVSTVDFNRDGWTDLYVANDFGPDDVYLNEGGTHFRRVAGRLFGEIGKDTYKGMNASVADFDRNGWLDLYVSNVHHSLQAEGSLLWMVGPGEDAFTPAFRDEATFRGALNERRFGWGAAAGDLDNDGWPDLVQANGMVDDRLDAARWRIPDGQRKDYWYVNHKLMQSGPEVHTYADKWGDIRGRTIYPNEARRAYLNLGDAKPGHFVDLARELGLDDPDNSRGVLLSDLDGDGDLDALITNQHGPVSLYRNTLRSEGRGGAHFVGLTLVGHGGRTHRSAVGTRVVVSYEEAGRRVEQVQEVGLMGGFSASADARLHFGLGRYAGPVTARVHWYGGEVQEVSLEADRTHALRQPPGPETPRGQARP